The following are encoded in a window of Candidatus Methylomirabilota bacterium genomic DNA:
- a CDS encoding glucose-1-phosphate adenylyltransferase has protein sequence MRAQRVLAFIMAGGKGERLEPLTRERSKPAVPFGGRYRIIDFVLSNFVNSGILSLYVLVQYKSQSLIEHLRLGWRSGGLVADHFVTVVPPQMRMGDWWYRGTADAVLQNLHLVEDFAPDLVAVFGADHVYRMDVNQMVGFHISRGAQVTVAALPVPVEDASGFGIIEVDGEGRIVSFDEKPAVARPIPGRPGLAYASMGNYLFNRDTLIDTLVEDARRSTDHDFGRTIIPELFPRGRVFAYDFQSNQVPGLRPYEERGYWRDVGTIESYWQAHMDLLGEAPRLDLDNSAWPILASRYHGPAARILGGSIENSHVGEGSLIRHGTVRGSILGRGVQVDEGCVVEDSIVMDFTRLEKGVRLRRVIVDRYNRLERGTTIGEDPEEDGRRFHLDRSGIVVIPRGGRAHMLDLEQEP, from the coding sequence GTGAGGGCGCAGCGCGTCCTCGCGTTCATCATGGCCGGCGGTAAAGGGGAGCGCCTGGAGCCGCTGACGCGCGAGCGATCGAAGCCGGCCGTCCCCTTCGGGGGTCGCTATCGCATCATCGACTTCGTCCTCTCCAACTTCGTGAACTCGGGGATCCTCTCCCTCTACGTCCTCGTCCAGTACAAGTCGCAGTCGCTCATCGAGCACCTGCGGCTCGGCTGGCGCAGCGGCGGGCTGGTGGCCGACCACTTCGTCACCGTGGTGCCGCCGCAGATGCGGATGGGCGACTGGTGGTACCGGGGCACCGCCGACGCCGTGCTCCAGAACCTCCACCTCGTGGAGGACTTTGCGCCCGACCTCGTCGCCGTGTTCGGAGCCGACCACGTCTACCGCATGGACGTGAACCAGATGGTGGGATTTCACATCTCGCGGGGGGCCCAGGTCACCGTGGCGGCGCTCCCGGTGCCGGTGGAAGACGCGTCGGGCTTCGGGATCATCGAGGTGGACGGCGAGGGGCGGATCGTCTCCTTCGACGAGAAGCCGGCGGTGGCGCGCCCGATCCCCGGCCGTCCGGGGCTTGCCTATGCGTCGATGGGAAACTACCTGTTCAACCGCGACACGCTCATCGACACGCTGGTGGAAGACGCGCGGCGCTCCACCGACCACGATTTCGGCCGCACGATCATCCCCGAGCTGTTTCCCCGCGGCCGGGTGTTCGCCTACGACTTCCAGTCGAACCAGGTACCGGGGCTGCGGCCGTACGAGGAGCGCGGCTACTGGCGCGACGTCGGGACGATCGAGAGCTACTGGCAGGCCCACATGGACCTCCTCGGCGAAGCTCCCCGGCTCGACCTCGACAACTCGGCCTGGCCGATCCTGGCCAGCCGGTATCACGGGCCGGCGGCCCGCATCCTCGGTGGCAGCATCGAGAACTCGCACGTGGGAGAGGGGAGCCTGATCCGGCACGGGACGGTGCGCGGGTCGATCCTGGGCCGGGGCGTGCAGGTCGACGAGGGATGCGTGGTCGAGGACTCGATCGTCATGGACTTCACCCGGCTCGAAAAGGGCGTCCGGCTGCGCCGCGTCATCGTGGATCGGTATAACCGCCTCGAGCGGGGGACGACGATCGGGGAGGATCCGGAAGAGGATGGCCGCCGGTTCCATCTGGACCGGTCGGGGATCGTGGTCATCCCGCGCGGCGGGCGGGCGCACATGCTCGATCTGGAGCAAGAGCCCTGA